One genomic region from Phragmites australis chromosome 1, lpPhrAust1.1, whole genome shotgun sequence encodes:
- the LOC133917218 gene encoding protein DEHYDRATION-INDUCED 19 homolog 3-like gives MDSEHWISRLAAAKRFYAAQLGHVDDMPGMGMEEMEMGLENDGDMEMEMALELGEATWPEVACPYCYEDHDVASLCVHLEEDHPYEPHAAPCPICSQKITRDMLNHITVQHGYLFKNGHRSRRFIIPESHAISLLSRDLRGTHLQALLGGGHSHRSNNTVTTNISSDPLLSSFGLSFAASDALEPLKSPSSIPDGASVCKETPPQPWESSIDLSLTSEEREQKRKQATDRAAFVQGLVLSTLFRDRLFEQP, from the exons ATGGACTCGGAGCACTGGATCtcgcgcctcgccgccgccaagcGGTTCTACGCGGCGCAGCTTGGCCACGTCGACG ATATGCCGGGGATGGGGAtggaggagatggagatgggGCTGGAGAACGACGGGgacatggagatggagatggcgCTGGAGCTTGGGGAGGCGACGTGGCCGGAGGTGGCTTGCCCCTATTGCTACGAGGACCACGACGTTGCGTCCCTCTGCGTCCACCTCGAGGAGGACCACCCCTACGAACCTCACGCCGCG CCCTGTCCCATTTGCTCCCAAAAGATTACAAGAGATATGCTTAACCATATCACCGTGCAACATGGTTACTTGTTCAAg AATGGTCACAGGTCTCGCAGATTTATTATTCCTGAGAGCCATGCTATTTCTTTATTGAGTCGAGATCTGCGCGGTACTCATTTACAGGCTCTTTTAGGGGGTGGTCATAGTCACAGATCAAATAACACAGTGACCACAAACATTTCCAGTGATCCTCTTCTTTCATCATTTGGCCTAAGCTTTGCAGCATCAGATGCACTAGAACCATTAAAATCACCATCTTCTATTCCAGATGGTGCCTCAGTGTGTAAGGAGACACCACCTCAGCCTTGGGAATCAAG TATTGATTTGTCTCTCACGAGCGAGGAAAGGGAACAAAAGCGGAAACAAGCTACCGACAGAGCAGCATTTGTGCAGGGCCTGGTGCTCTCAACTCTATTCAGAGACCGACTGTTCGAACAGCCCTAG
- the LOC133884519 gene encoding peroxidase 1-like, with protein MTGHVDWYLAASEEAGDLERKLRETVGDHLFKARVTSAYLALVYVRDHIPDLDLTSVVAASFGRIQRSTEELGALTDSFLYAACSFLWTVQFDPLRVIEALRVSNVSEALRFLPLPSFNLIELIASFIAKGLDVDDLVVLSGAHTVGVSHYFPFVLDNHLNSSTSDMNPALDDSLRRQCLPSPNVTNDPTVVQDVVTLITLDNQYYKNIQQRQTHTMNPN; from the exons ATGACTGGTCACGTCGACTGGTATTTAGCAGCCTCTGAGGAGGCTGGCGATCTTGAGCGGAAGCTTCGTGAAACTGTCGGCGACCACCTTTTCAAGGCCAGAGTCACCAGCGCCTATCTTGCCCTTGTCTACGTTCGTGACCATATCCCCGACCTAGACCTTACTTCAGTAGTTGCTGCCAGCTTTGGCAGGATTCAGAGGTCCACAGAGGAGCTCGGCGCTCTCACAGACTCATTTCTGTACGCAGCTTGCTCCTTCCTTTGGACCGTCCAGTTTGACCCGCTGAGGG TTATTGAGGCCCTGCGCGTGTCCAACGTAAGTGAGGCCCTGCGGTTCTTGCCCCTGCCGTCATTCAACCTCATTGAGCTCATCGCCAGCTTCATCGCTAAGGGGCTCGACGTGGATGACCTCGTCGTCCTCTCCGGCGCACACACCGTCGGTGTGTCCCACTACTTTCCCTTCGTCCTAGACAACCATCTAAACTCATCAACATCCGACATGAACCCAGCACTAGATGACTCGCTACGGCGGCAGTGCCTGCCCAGCCCGAACGTGACCAACGACCCCACCGTGGTGCAGGACGTGGTAACGTTGATCACGCTGGACAACCAGTACTACAAGAACATACAACAACGACAGACACACACCATGAACCCCAACTAG